The following nucleotide sequence is from Hevea brasiliensis isolate MT/VB/25A 57/8 chromosome 7, ASM3005281v1, whole genome shotgun sequence.
AAGAGGCTGCAATTTGAATTTTAGATAAATATGCTACTTTTTTATAATACAAATCAAAGTTTCAAACTCTGCACTTATCAGTGCCTTTATGACTGAGCTAGAAGTTGATTCGCCCATCAACCAGGTAAGATATTGACTTTTTATGAGCTACATTTTAGTAAATGTAATGCTCTCTTTATTTTAGGTTTCTACACTGGTTTCTTATTTTAGTGTGATTGTGATTGTTAACAATTATCAACCAATCCATTTATGGagagaaatgttgactttttgattgaGTGTATGGATGAATTGTCAATTGAACAGCTGAAGGTTTGTCTCTTTTGTTTTTTCCCTAATATTCCACATTTGAATGGcttatttttataatttgaaaTATGCTTTCTTTTGCAGTTCCAATTTTACTATCAGAATCTTTCGCACTAGCAAGCTCAGCAGCAAGCGTCGCTTCAGAAGAGAAGGTAAATCATACGGCTCTAAGGATGTTCTGATTTTAAAATATGCATGTCATGTAACACTTTACTTTGGAGCAAAACAGTAGTAGTAAAACTAAAGGGAATGATATTAGAAAGtatatttcatgaaattaaaagctTATATGTCCTAAAATTGATACACCTGATGTTAAATAGGATTCATTACTGCAATTGGCAGTAGATGATAAAAGGTTTGGAATAGAGTGGGAGCCAAATAGAAGAAAAAGTTTATTTGGCTGTTAAGTTCAGTTCTAGGCTTCTTGATCTTTAGTTTAGTTTGATCTCAATTGATCCCTCATTATTGCTCATAGGGGAAGTAATAGGCTAATCCCAACCTTCTCATTATTGCTCACAATTCTAGGTTTCTTCAATAGGGAATTTCTATCAATAAAATTGATTCTGAATTCCTAATAAGAATTTGAACATGGTTGCCTAATTTGACTCTATTATAATTCCTTATTCACATCATTAGGCAAAACAGAGCTGCTGCAATTATtggcatttttttctttttcaactctCATTGATGCTTTTCTCTGCAAACATATTTTCTTATTAGAAGATTTCTAAGCTGGTTaattaatatgaaaatttttcctttttttttacttctatttctagtacctatttttaaaaataagggagacatacagagttgctcgagacatacagagttgatcgaactataggggaattaaactcatgagccatactatgaagttgtgggagagagttgtggagcatcaacTACGTCGTGATACTTCTATTTCTCtcaataaatttagcctcatgtccggtcgttcaactatggaaacgATCATtctcattagaagtttgatggagaaatatagagatgtgaagaaagatctacacatggtttttactgatttggagaaggcttatgatagtgttcccagAGATAtcctatggagtgtgttagaataaaagagggtatctattaggtacatacaagtgttgaaagatatgtatgaaggagtaactattattgtgcgcacagtgggaggggacacaagagatttttcgatctcaattggattacaccaatgatcagctataagcccttacctttttacattagttttagatgaattgacgaaatatatacaagagaaaatttcttagtgcatgatgtttatggatgatattgttctgatagatgagacgcgagaaggagttaatagaaagctagagctttggagaagtactttagagtcaaaggactttaagttaagtagaacgaaaacaaaatatatgcattgcaagttcagtgaaggccaaactggtgatagggaaggagttaatttggatggagtggtactgtcccaaagtaatcactttaaatatctcggctcagtccttcaagtaaatggggaatgtgaggaggatgttagtcataggattaaagcagggggatgggagttttatgtgatcgcaagattcccaagaaGTTGAAAgggaaattttaccgtacagccatacgaccggctatgttatatggtagtgagtgttgggcattgaaggagtcatatgcgtctaagatcagagttgcagagatgagaatgttaaggtggatgagtggccatactagactagataaagtccgtaatgagagtattagaaaaaaagtaggagtggtaccaattgaggataagttgagagaagggagattgaggtggtttggtcatgtgaagcgtagatatacggaagctctagttagacaagtagagcacattaggttagaggatagaaagaaaaaaaggggtaggccTAAATTGACtttgaggagagtagtacaacatgacctagatgcattacaaatttctgaggatttaatccaaaatcgtttagagtggaaaaagcgaatccatatagccaactccaaatttttgggataaaggcttagttgagttaagttgttACTTCTGTTTCTATTATCAAGAATATTGAGAAATTGTAGAGATTATAGGGTTCATGAACTATATCAAATCTATCCACACTGATCCTTTATTTATGCTATAATGCATCAGTCATGCAGTACAAGGAGAGAATTTATAGCTTCATATTTGAGAACTGCTAAGATTTTATAGTTCATGTAGTAGCTCCTTTGTTAGTATTACATGCCCTGTCTAGGTATTGAGAACTACATCTGTTATAACTTATTCCATCTTTTCCTATTTAAGTAACTCGTCTATGGTTCCTAGGAAACCAACAATAGAATTCTAGAGGCCCAATGATGTTGGGAATTAGATGTCACCAAAGGTTGGTTTTAATAGTAACAATatggaaaaaataaataatagaaaaagcaatCATGGAAAAAATTTTAGAGACTTTTGAGAATGTACATCATGAACTTCAATCCATTTTGGCAGGGACAAGATATTGCATTTATGTTGTTCTACTCGGTATTGGCTTTAATAACTAACGACCAAGCTAAGTAGGATTAAACTCAGTATTGTTTTGCCCAATCCATTTTGAGGAAATTATGGAAAAATAGGATtcgataaattttatattttcatgctAGATTGACTTATCAATTTAGTTTCAATTTTGAATTTTCTGCTTGCTTTCTTTCATTGGCTCTTTAGTTTTTATTTACTTTAGTAGTTTTTGCTGATTCTTTTTGTTTTGGACATGGTTACTTTTTGCTTGCTTGTTTCATTGGTTCTTTTTGTTGCATTTTTATGTTCATCACCTGCACTTTAATGAGTTTCACAATGTTACAAATTTAGGTTGAgagcttaatatatatatataacactagCAAAGAACAAGGATGAACAGGGGCTTATAGTCAAAGCTGCAGATCTGATGCAAAAAGTTGCACAATGTTGTAGGTGGAGAGAAGAAGTGGCGCGTGTACGGTTTGGGCTCTCATGCTTCAACTTTGTGTCCAGACTCATTTAACAGCTTTGCCACTTCACACAGGACAGCTACGGTGACAGATCATGTTGCTGATGAGCGCATTATAGTGCTCGAGGAGGAGATCATGCGCATGAAGAAAAATCAAGAGTGAATTCTTCAGCAACGCGTTGAGGAAAAGGTATCATGCCTCAAGTAACAGAGTGAAGAGCAGCTTCGCTCTATGCAAGAGGAGATGAGGCGTATGATGAAGCAGATGGCATCATTATCCCGCCCTTCAAATAATTCTGTTGATCCCCATGATCAGAGCACACAGAATCTGTAGCTTGATATTTTTTATATACATTTGTTCACTGAACTTGTTACTTGTACGGTTACTTTTATACTTTTATATAATATATGATATTTTTTTCTActaattattgtaaattttattattatatttatttatgcttattactaattatataaatataataattcttaattcactattatttgtttattattaaaaattagaatataaaaaatatcacaaattaattttgtttgtgactAATTATAATCCGTCACAAATTTATGATAGACTGATTCCTCACAAATTTGTGACGGACCAATCCCTCACAATTTTGTGACATAATGCCTGTcgttaaaaaaaaaagtcaaaacaATCTGTGACGAACAATATTTTGTAACGGACATACCATCACTAATCCGTCCTAATTTTGTGACGGATTCGCACCAACATTTTGTAATGGACGAATGAGTTCTGTCATAAATTTTGACAGAAGTTCTGTCACAATTTCATCAAAAATTTGTGACGGAATTTTCTTATCTGTCACTAAAAATTTGTGATAAGCAAAATTGTGACGTCAATTTTCCTGTCACAAAATTAGACTTATGACGGATTTGTGACAGATTTTTCTAtcacaaatctaaatttttcttgtagtGAGTTATCACAATTGATATGATATCAATTAACTACccaatgaatatatatatatatatatatatatatatatatatatatatatatatatatatatatatatatatatatagcaattATTTAGATATTACTAATAATTCTTTTATATGGTGTAAGTGGTTTCGTTCCATTTATAATCAAATATTTCTAATGAACCTAGCTATAGGTTTATATTGATTTTGGACTTGGGTCATGTACATGACATAAgcatacattatatatatatacttctatTGTATCCTGTGAGATTTTTTATTTTGGGAGAATGCCATTCAATTGTGTCGTGTACAAGTACTAAGTCTGTAGCATTTAATGAATCTGTAAAACCTTATTTTGGATGTTTAATCAGTTATACTGATTGAATGAAATCTTTTATCTTGTATTTGCATTGGATAATTCATGCACTTTTCACAGGTGGTTGAAGATCATACTATAAAAAATTTGAACGAACATGCTTCACGGCTATTAGTTTTCGAACCATTGCATTTCAACAcgatttcaaacatttcataaaaTCATTTCTTTCTATATAATTTTGAGTCCGTTTGCCATGAAGTAGAGTGGAGGGAAACATGTAGGATTGATACTCGATTCTCTGTTTCGTCTATAGCAAGGCCACTTTAAAATTTTCCGTCAATTCCAAAGCTATCTATTATTTACTGGTAACATAGTTACTATAGATTTCTTCTAGTACAACTACCTCTTACATACTGGCAGCAACCTATTCCAGAATTTTATCAATTCATGCATCTATCACCCCACCCTAATTAATTTCGGCATATAATGGTATCAAGATTAGGGCTAGGCAACATTCTAAATAAATTTCTGCATTTCAAGAAAATCATTGCATTCATTTCATGTTTTCTATATGTACATATTACAACCATACATATCAATCACACAACTATAGATCAATGTTTATCATTGGCAATAGATAACCAAGCAATTTGCATAATATTGATGGGTGAAAATCACATCAAGTATAATGAGATTTTGTAGAATATTTTGTTGATAT
It contains:
- the LOC110669137 gene encoding uncharacterized protein LOC110669137 isoform X2: MSNYLFDLVSTSPFPALEICQVSPSSPIIAFSQLTHLTELEQDAMNSIFFWLSSLAVPILLSESFALASSAASVASEEKVERRSGACTVWALMLQLCVQTHLTALPLHTGQLR